Within Porites lutea chromosome 2, jaPorLute2.1, whole genome shotgun sequence, the genomic segment ATTTGGAAGAAACCatatacaaataaattatttgccTAAACTGAGTGGAAGCAATCATCAAGTACACAACATCAAGTTAAACTATTAAAATTCAGACTACTGTCAACTGGGCCAGTAACCAACAAgcttatttgatttgttttctttccgcattatagacaaacaagaacaacaaaaacaactaacaaCAACGTTTTTAAGCCCAatgttttccagtttttgttGACATCACGGTGACtacatattttatttcttctctatTAACTTAGAAACAAGGGCTATCATCAAATCATTCTGCTGTTTTGTCTGGACACTCATCATCGCCTGAAAATCCTGCATttgcctttgttgttgttgctgctgatTCAGCATCATCTGCATGAAGTTTTCTTGCTTCCTTGACTCGACCTCCAGCTGTTGTCTTTTTAACTCCAACTCCTGTTTTTGCATTTCCTGTAcctgttcatttttttctctcagaaaGTTCAGCGTGTCACTACCGCTCgatcttttcttcttcttttttccttcgttTTCACCCTCATCTGCCTTCCTTTTCTGCGTTTGCCCCAGTCTCTCCATAGCCTTCTTTCGAACACTCTCGGCATTTTCCCTGTCTTGACTGTCCTTGACTTTCTTCTGGTTCTCAACAACTTTCTGCTCGGTCTCGGCTGCATCTTCTTTCTCAATCAGTTCCTCTAGTGCCATTTCAACTTCTGTCATATCAGTTTCGAttccactttctttttcttctcttttcaacTTATTTCTCAACTCTTTTGAAAGTAGGTTGTAACGATCTCGGACAGCCCGCTTGTCGACTTTAAAGTAAATTTGCtgaattttgtttaagttttcgGCGACCTCTTCCCACCTAGTTCCTCTTGCCACCGTGCCCTTTTTCGTTCCAGTAAATGGATCGACAACCAATATTTCTCGGCATAACATTTCGTCGTGAACAGTACTCCATGTCATTGGCTTCCTAAAGATTATAATCAAAATTAATCCTTGaataaaaagtaaacttaatttaTGTGAATCCTGACTGATACTCGACAAAAGGTAAACAACTACCAAACTTACAGTCTATACTTGATTTAAACAGTATATTTCTATCAGAATTGCTCAACTTTACTTACATCGATTTAGTTTTCTTCGCTGTGGTTTTCGCGCGAGCATCCATGATGACGACTGAAACACAACCAAATACACAGTCAATACacttataaatatttattccTATTTGAATTCATTTACATTACAAACACGAAAAATATCATGTCAATAAGCATTCTTATCGTTATATATGAAATTGGAATCGAGTGCAACGTTTTACAAGTcaaaagaagatgaaaataCTCACGTTCTCGACACGACGGCAAAACTCCCTAAATGGCGTCCTCGACGAGACCACGACGGCAAACACGCGAGGCAGGAGTTCTCGTGCGCATGCCCGGTTGTGTAAATTTACTTCCGGTAGCCGTCCTAGCTCGTCCCGTCGTcctatcttaaggtccctaatatctCACAAGTGACAGGAAATGTTCTACCcggcgcatgcgtagacgtttcACCGGGGTGTTCCCGCTGGGTTCCGCTggttataccactacatgagaaatttctgcaatttgattggcttagagcagtggtatttcaggataatttgaaatacctgcatgtgaaaattacaaacctttagtgtgtagtagtataaacaaataatagcaagaTTTGTACGTTgtatttggcgtaaataccactcctaacggctcgtgaaattacgtataacaattttgaaatatcactcgtggtatttatgccaaatatcactgcaaatcatgctattacctatacatatcccaacaaaaatagcaaaatagtaaccggtcaaatttttcaaccggtcgaaaattcgacCGTTACCGTGTGAATGTAGCCTAAGAAAGTCCACACCCAGATAGATGCGACGGGGTCACAAGCAAAGGCGTTCTTGAGCGACGTACGTCAACCTTAACTGAGGCAATTTCCCCTGCATTTTCCCTTCTAAGATTTCTTGATGCTAACAAATTTGAACTGCTGAGTGTCTTTACTTtcatagagacgatttgcccgaaaGTTTGGGCAAGACCATTACCACTGCCTGAGAATGCAAAAAATTTGCTTCCGCTTTGCTTGAGCTCCCCATTAATTGCTCACGTTCAACAACGATTCGATCGTGCGCACTAATTTCGGCTAATTTCCTATTATGGGTGGGTTTACTTGACAATCATAGTGCTAAAAAAGAACGCATGATCGAAGGTTATCATAGCAATAATCCTTATGTGCTGCCAGGGAAAACCCGATTGAGTACAACATTGTTTATAAAGTTATAAATTAACTTGTCCCACGATATTTCGAATTACAATCTACAAAATCTCTGAAAGTGtaatgaaataacaaaataCAATTGTAAACATTTAAACGCCTcacaacataacataacataacgtcttatatctttttttcaaagaatataTTGAATATCGAGGCTCAAATTTGCGAATTTTAAAGAGTATTTAAgaatttatactactacatgagaaattactgcactctgattggcttagagcagtagtatttcagcttaatttgaaatacctacatgtgaaaattacaaaccttttgcgggtagtagtataaacaaataatagcatgatttgtacttgatatttggcataaataccactcgtgatatttcaaagttgtctcaaatttcactcgcctaacggctcgtgaaattaagtataacaattttgaaatatcactagtggtatttatgccaaatatcaccactaatcatgctattacctatacaaacccgttattttgtgtgttgaaaatctGAATCATATGTTTTTAATTAAGCCGTATAAAATTATTGCTTCCTAAGAACGGCAAACTACCCAACAAAACGAACTAACCTGCACACTAGCTTTCGCCAAATGTTCAATGCTAATGATGACAGCTAGGTGAACGGTACATGAAATAGCTATCTATAATATACAGCataaaagaaatgaacaaaccGCATAAAGTATATGataaatcctttgttttttagatataatttaagaataatacaagaatatttccAGCCTAAACTTGGCAGAagaaataagaatattcagcctggacCGGAGAAACAACATTGTTATAAAAAGAAGAGTGTAACATAAAACCTTTATTTTGACACGATAAGTTTTAAAAAGGTACAACATGCTACATGTTAGCTACATGTTAGCTACATGTTCGAGCATTCGATTTCAGTGAAATATCAGTATAGTCGTTTGACAGGGCTTCTGACAGGGTGCGCGGGTACGGGACTGAACAATTCGATCAAACCCGCACAATTATGCAGAACCCTGAGAAATACGccaaaaatttcctgaaatacaATTTTTACTCTTCATAACCAAGCTTTGACGAAGGGTCTCAAAAAGCAACTACAAGGCATTCCTTATAGCTCTGCGCGGTCCTGGGCACTAGTCTTTTAGTGACGTAGATTACATGGACATACATGACCTACTTGAAGAGGTTGCAGTGATGACCGAAACTGGGAATTGAAAACCATAAACCATTCAATGTTAGATAAGTTGTTTAGATTCATAACTTCAACTTTAAGAAGAAACGGCAAGCTTTGTAAATTATCACATTGTGTTTTGAGCTTAATCCCCACAGAAAGAACTTCACGTtgatatacctgccaactttttctaaGTCAAATGCGTGAGATTTTCGTCTTGTCATGACCGGGATCCAGCGACTTCCGAAAATTTCCGACGATTTTCCGAAAACTTCCGAACTTTGCCGAAAATGTCCGAAGATGTTCCGACGACCTTTGAGCACTTCGTGACAATTCccgtttgttttgatttttttaggaTACAAAATCATCATTCAGCGCCTTTTTCTGCTTTTTGGAATATTATCctgaaaattgaattgaattttcattattaatcacatgtgaagaaatatttcGTCCAGATTTCTGAGTCAGGAgtgagaaattgtccttgatgcgtGAGATCGATTTCTTGAGTCCCCAGGCGTGAGACGCATAACACGTGTCTAacgcgtgagagttggcaggtatacatTGATACAAACGTCACAGGGTATGACACAGTTGACAAAATATTGATACGTGACCATGAAACAATTTAACATTTACCAATTACTTCTATGAAAAATACCAGTAATTGCATCTTTTTATACAACTGGCATGATATGAGTAGTtatgcattatttttgagaaACATTTTAAACCCGCACAATTCACGTTTTCCCCCGCGCAATTCGCTTCCAAAATCCCgcacaattttaattttttttctcgcaCCCTGTCAGAAGCCCTGGTTTGGAAGGACGCCCAAGACTTAGAGGAAATCAAAGACAGTAATATTTTGAAGAGAAAGTCTTTTCTGAAAGATAATTTTAGTCGGAATAAATTATCCTCTCATTCGCATAGAAATGAGATTCATAGAATCAGATGTTTTGTAAAGATTGTTTTAATTTCGGTCCCAAAACACGAattctaaaaaaacaaacaaaaagtttgaAACTTTAGGCGACTGGATCATGGAATGCCCATTTCAACGCAAAAGCTTGTTGAAAACAGTCTTTACGCGAACAATGAACTTAATTCCGAAAAGAAAATGGACCATTCAAAAAGAAAGCCACACTACTCTGAACTCTTGAGTTTACCCTTGCAACATCTTGGCGATAACTTAAGGCAGCGATTGAAGGAGCTGGAGCTCTATTAAGCAGCTGATTTCGACTCTCATTTATAGCGAAGCTTTCTCGTTTCGCAAACAATTTGCATATTGAAAGCTTTCAAGTTAATTCACTGGcttgggtttttttttcagttcacgATAAAATATCGTAGAAATAATTGttcttttgatttttcttaaaagtgaTACCGATCTTTTCTAGAAGCTTCTAGAGGAGTTATCTGTTgattctttgatttttttttttcgcatttaATTTAACCGTCAGCATAACGGAAAATTATCTTAATCTGAACATAAAGCTAATTGGTCCGTGCACGGTTCGTCCACTCAATATTTtacattttctattttatattcaaaaacagaaaaagccaATTCACagtcttattttccttttcctgtgTAAAAATCTACCGATGCAGAACCTTAATTTATGTGAAACACATCGTTTTATTGAATTGTTAGTTAAGATCACCAATGCCTATTTATATACGTAAGAAAAACGTCAAAATCTTCAAAATTTACCAAAATTGTAGAAATCACTTTCAGTTTAATTCTAGCCTAAcaaaaaaaggtcattttcctTCTTCGTTTTCGTTTTACTAACAAACTAatacaaaaaaacgaaaaacgaaaaTCTACTTCCGTTTtccgttttttcgttttatttgcaaaaaataccaaaaaaaggaaaaacgaaaatctACTTAATCCGTTTtccgttttttcgttttatttgcaaaaaatacaaaaaaaggaaaaacgaaaatctACTTAATCCGTTTtccgttttttcgttttatttgcaaaaaatacaaaaaacgaaaaacgaaaatctacttctgtttttcgttttatttgcaGTCCAAACTAattcttgtttttcattttaggtAACGGTTTTTGAGGTTggtgggagggagggggggggttggCATGAGCCAAATCACAGGGGGTGGTTAGGagactttccttaatatactcgcgagttactagagtgcctcctcgggatttcgtcTTCTGGGttaaatccctgcgggggcaattagAAACCTTTGTTT encodes:
- the LOC140926672 gene encoding uncharacterized protein, producing MDARAKTTAKKTKSMKPMTWSTVHDEMLCREILVVDPFTGTKKGTVARGTRWEEVAENLNKIQQIYFKVDKRAVRDRYNLLSKELRNKLKREEKESGIETDMTEVEMALEELIEKEDAAETEQKVVENQKKVKDSQDRENAESVRKKAMERLGQTQKRKADEGENEGKKKKKRSSGSDTLNFLREKNEQVQEMQKQELELKRQQLEVESRKQENFMQMMLNQQQQQQRQMQDFQAMMSVQTKQQNDLMIALVSKLIEKK